The Puntigrus tetrazona isolate hp1 chromosome 19, ASM1883169v1, whole genome shotgun sequence genome has a segment encoding these proteins:
- the dync1li1 gene encoding cytoplasmic dynein 1 light intermediate chain 1 isoform X1, with the protein MATTGRNTLLSVSTNVNNSTSESQNPEEDDGQNLWSSILSEVSTRSRSKLPSGKNVVVMGEVGSGKTTLVAKLQGVEEYMKGRGLEYLYFNVHDDDIDDHARCNAWVLDGDLYHKGLQKFAVSTENLEDSLVLFVVDLSRPWLALDSLQKWGSVVRDFVDKLRVPPETMRELEHRLVKQFQEYVEPGSDLEAVPQRRNPESEEESVLLPLGDNTLTHNLGLPIVVVCTKCDAISTLEKEHDYKDEHLDFIQSHIRRFCLQYGAALLYTSMKENKNLDLLYKYLVHRLYGFPFTIPAQVVEKDSVFIPSGWDNEKKIAILHENFQTVKAEDNFEDVIVKPPIRKFVHEKEVQAEDDQVFLLKLQSLLSKQPPVTAGRPVDPSNRAPTGSPRTTNRSAAANVANVMPMQSGTKKIDPNMKGGQTSEGVLANFFNSLLTKKAGSPGPGGQPTGGGSNTPGTVRKSGSKLGLTDVQAELDRIANKSDLDSSAPNATTPPAENDES; encoded by the exons ATGGCGACGACGGGCAGAAATACACTCCTATCGGTTAgcacaaatgtaaataacagCACTTCCGAAAGCCAAAACCCCGAGGAGGACGACGGACAGAATTTATG GTCGTCGATATTGAGTGAGGTGTCGACGCGATCCCGGTCAAAATTGCCGTCAGGAAAGAATGTGGTGGTTATGg GTGAGGTGGGGTCTGGTAAGACCACCCTGGTGGCCAAACTACAAGGTGTAGAAGAGTACATGAAGGGCCGGGGCTTAGAGTACCTGTATTTCAATGTTCACGATGATGATATCGATG ATCATGCACGGTGTAATGCATGGGTGCTGGATGGGGACCTGTACCACAAAGGCCTGCAGAAATTCGCCGTATCAACGGAAAACCTGGAGGACTCGCTGGTTCTGTTTGTGGTCGACCTGTCCCGGCCCTGGCTGGCCCTGGATTCGCTGCAGAAGTGGGGCAGCGTTGTGAGAGATTTCGTGGACAAGCTCAGAGTTCCCCCTGAAACCATGAGAGAGCTGGAGCACAGAT TGGTGAAGCAGTTTCAAGAATACGTGGAACCAGGAAGTGACCTGGAAGCTGTGCCCCAGAGGAGGAATCCTGAGTCGGAGGAAGAGAGCGTCCTGCTGCCGCTGGGAGacaatacactcacacacaaccTGGGTCTGCCTATAGTGGTGGTCTGCACTAAG TGTGATGCGATCAGCACTTTGGAGAAGGAGCATGATTATAAAGACGAGCACTTAGACTTCATCCAGTCTCACATTCGACGCTTCTGCTTGCAGT ATGGAGCAGCACTACTTTACACATCCATGAAGGAGAACAAAAATCTAGACTTGTTATATAAATACCTCGTTCACAGGTTATACGGCTTTCCCTTCACCATCCCGGCTCAGGTGGTGGAGAaagactctgtgtttat TCCTTCGGGATGggacaatgaaaaaaagatcGCCATCCTTCATGAAAATTTCCAGACAGTAAAAGCAGAAGACAACTTTGAAGATGTAATAGTGAAACCTCCAATTAGAAAG TTTGTACATGAGAAGGAAGTTCAAGCTGAAGATGACCAAGTATTTCTACTAAAGTTGCAG TCTCTGTTATCTAAACAGCCTCCAGTCACTGCAGGAAGACCAGTG GACCCATCAAACAGAGCTCCCACCGGCTCACCGAGGACGACCAACCGTTCGGCGGCAGCTAACGTGGCAAACGTCATGCCCATGCAATCAGGTACCAAGAAGATTGATCCCAACATGAAAG GAGGTCAAACCAGTGAGGGTGTGCTGGCTAACTTCTTCAACAGTCTGTTGACTAAGAAAGCAGGCTCACCAGGCCCGGGCGGCCAACCTACAGGAGGAGGAAGTAACACACCAGGAACAGTCCGCAAGTCAG GCTCCAAGTTGGGGTTGACAGATGTCCAGGCTGAGCTGGACCGGATCGCCAACAAATCTGACCTGGACTCCTCGGCCCCTAACGCCACCACGCCTCCTGCTGAAAATGACGAATCCTGA
- the dync1li1 gene encoding cytoplasmic dynein 1 light intermediate chain 1 isoform X2, translating into MATTGRNTLLSVSTNVNNSTSESQNPEEDDGQNLWSSILSEVSTRSRSKLPSGKNVVVMGEVGSGKTTLVAKLQGVEEYMKGRGLEYLYFNVHDDDIDDHARCNAWVLDGDLYHKGLQKFAVSTENLEDSLVLFVVDLSRPWLALDSLQKWGSVVRDFVDKLRVPPETMRELEHRLVKQFQEYVEPGSDLEAVPQRRNPESEEESVLLPLGDNTLTHNLGLPIVVVCTKCDAISTLEKEHDYKDEHLDFIQSHIRRFCLQYGAALLYTSMKENKNLDLLYKYLVHRLYGFPFTIPAQVVEKDSVFIPSGWDNEKKIAILHENFQTVKAEDNFEDVIVKPPIRKFVHEKEVQAEDDQVFLLKLQSLLSKQPPVTAGRPVDPSNRAPTGSPRTTNRSAAANVANVMPMQSGGQTSEGVLANFFNSLLTKKAGSPGPGGQPTGGGSNTPGTVRKSGSKLGLTDVQAELDRIANKSDLDSSAPNATTPPAENDES; encoded by the exons ATGGCGACGACGGGCAGAAATACACTCCTATCGGTTAgcacaaatgtaaataacagCACTTCCGAAAGCCAAAACCCCGAGGAGGACGACGGACAGAATTTATG GTCGTCGATATTGAGTGAGGTGTCGACGCGATCCCGGTCAAAATTGCCGTCAGGAAAGAATGTGGTGGTTATGg GTGAGGTGGGGTCTGGTAAGACCACCCTGGTGGCCAAACTACAAGGTGTAGAAGAGTACATGAAGGGCCGGGGCTTAGAGTACCTGTATTTCAATGTTCACGATGATGATATCGATG ATCATGCACGGTGTAATGCATGGGTGCTGGATGGGGACCTGTACCACAAAGGCCTGCAGAAATTCGCCGTATCAACGGAAAACCTGGAGGACTCGCTGGTTCTGTTTGTGGTCGACCTGTCCCGGCCCTGGCTGGCCCTGGATTCGCTGCAGAAGTGGGGCAGCGTTGTGAGAGATTTCGTGGACAAGCTCAGAGTTCCCCCTGAAACCATGAGAGAGCTGGAGCACAGAT TGGTGAAGCAGTTTCAAGAATACGTGGAACCAGGAAGTGACCTGGAAGCTGTGCCCCAGAGGAGGAATCCTGAGTCGGAGGAAGAGAGCGTCCTGCTGCCGCTGGGAGacaatacactcacacacaaccTGGGTCTGCCTATAGTGGTGGTCTGCACTAAG TGTGATGCGATCAGCACTTTGGAGAAGGAGCATGATTATAAAGACGAGCACTTAGACTTCATCCAGTCTCACATTCGACGCTTCTGCTTGCAGT ATGGAGCAGCACTACTTTACACATCCATGAAGGAGAACAAAAATCTAGACTTGTTATATAAATACCTCGTTCACAGGTTATACGGCTTTCCCTTCACCATCCCGGCTCAGGTGGTGGAGAaagactctgtgtttat TCCTTCGGGATGggacaatgaaaaaaagatcGCCATCCTTCATGAAAATTTCCAGACAGTAAAAGCAGAAGACAACTTTGAAGATGTAATAGTGAAACCTCCAATTAGAAAG TTTGTACATGAGAAGGAAGTTCAAGCTGAAGATGACCAAGTATTTCTACTAAAGTTGCAG TCTCTGTTATCTAAACAGCCTCCAGTCACTGCAGGAAGACCAGTG GACCCATCAAACAGAGCTCCCACCGGCTCACCGAGGACGACCAACCGTTCGGCGGCAGCTAACGTGGCAAACGTCATGCCCATGCAATCAG GAGGTCAAACCAGTGAGGGTGTGCTGGCTAACTTCTTCAACAGTCTGTTGACTAAGAAAGCAGGCTCACCAGGCCCGGGCGGCCAACCTACAGGAGGAGGAAGTAACACACCAGGAACAGTCCGCAAGTCAG GCTCCAAGTTGGGGTTGACAGATGTCCAGGCTGAGCTGGACCGGATCGCCAACAAATCTGACCTGGACTCCTCGGCCCCTAACGCCACCACGCCTCCTGCTGAAAATGACGAATCCTGA
- the dync1li1 gene encoding cytoplasmic dynein 1 light intermediate chain 1 isoform X4 — protein sequence MKGRGLEYLYFNVHDDDIDDHARCNAWVLDGDLYHKGLQKFAVSTENLEDSLVLFVVDLSRPWLALDSLQKWGSVVRDFVDKLRVPPETMRELEHRLVKQFQEYVEPGSDLEAVPQRRNPESEEESVLLPLGDNTLTHNLGLPIVVVCTKCDAISTLEKEHDYKDEHLDFIQSHIRRFCLQYGAALLYTSMKENKNLDLLYKYLVHRLYGFPFTIPAQVVEKDSVFIPSGWDNEKKIAILHENFQTVKAEDNFEDVIVKPPIRKFVHEKEVQAEDDQVFLLKLQSLLSKQPPVTAGRPVDPSNRAPTGSPRTTNRSAAANVANVMPMQSGTKKIDPNMKGGQTSEGVLANFFNSLLTKKAGSPGPGGQPTGGGSNTPGTVRKSGSKLGLTDVQAELDRIANKSDLDSSAPNATTPPAENDES from the exons ATGAAGGGCCGGGGCTTAGAGTACCTGTATTTCAATGTTCACGATGATGATATCGATG ATCATGCACGGTGTAATGCATGGGTGCTGGATGGGGACCTGTACCACAAAGGCCTGCAGAAATTCGCCGTATCAACGGAAAACCTGGAGGACTCGCTGGTTCTGTTTGTGGTCGACCTGTCCCGGCCCTGGCTGGCCCTGGATTCGCTGCAGAAGTGGGGCAGCGTTGTGAGAGATTTCGTGGACAAGCTCAGAGTTCCCCCTGAAACCATGAGAGAGCTGGAGCACAGAT TGGTGAAGCAGTTTCAAGAATACGTGGAACCAGGAAGTGACCTGGAAGCTGTGCCCCAGAGGAGGAATCCTGAGTCGGAGGAAGAGAGCGTCCTGCTGCCGCTGGGAGacaatacactcacacacaaccTGGGTCTGCCTATAGTGGTGGTCTGCACTAAG TGTGATGCGATCAGCACTTTGGAGAAGGAGCATGATTATAAAGACGAGCACTTAGACTTCATCCAGTCTCACATTCGACGCTTCTGCTTGCAGT ATGGAGCAGCACTACTTTACACATCCATGAAGGAGAACAAAAATCTAGACTTGTTATATAAATACCTCGTTCACAGGTTATACGGCTTTCCCTTCACCATCCCGGCTCAGGTGGTGGAGAaagactctgtgtttat TCCTTCGGGATGggacaatgaaaaaaagatcGCCATCCTTCATGAAAATTTCCAGACAGTAAAAGCAGAAGACAACTTTGAAGATGTAATAGTGAAACCTCCAATTAGAAAG TTTGTACATGAGAAGGAAGTTCAAGCTGAAGATGACCAAGTATTTCTACTAAAGTTGCAG TCTCTGTTATCTAAACAGCCTCCAGTCACTGCAGGAAGACCAGTG GACCCATCAAACAGAGCTCCCACCGGCTCACCGAGGACGACCAACCGTTCGGCGGCAGCTAACGTGGCAAACGTCATGCCCATGCAATCAGGTACCAAGAAGATTGATCCCAACATGAAAG GAGGTCAAACCAGTGAGGGTGTGCTGGCTAACTTCTTCAACAGTCTGTTGACTAAGAAAGCAGGCTCACCAGGCCCGGGCGGCCAACCTACAGGAGGAGGAAGTAACACACCAGGAACAGTCCGCAAGTCAG GCTCCAAGTTGGGGTTGACAGATGTCCAGGCTGAGCTGGACCGGATCGCCAACAAATCTGACCTGGACTCCTCGGCCCCTAACGCCACCACGCCTCCTGCTGAAAATGACGAATCCTGA
- the dync1li1 gene encoding cytoplasmic dynein 1 light intermediate chain 1 isoform X3, translating to MATTGRNTLLSVSTNVNNSTSESQNPEEDDGQNLWSSILSEVSTRSRSKLPSGKNVVVMGEVGSGKTTLVAKLQGVEEYMKGRGLEYLYFNVHDDDIDDHARCNAWVLDGDLYHKGLQKFAVSTENLEDSLVLFVVDLSRPWLALDSLQKWGSVVRDFVDKLRVPPETMRELEHRLVKQFQEYVEPGSDLEAVPQRRNPESEEESVLLPLGDNTLTHNLGLPIVVVCTKCDAISTLEKEHDYKDEHLDFIQSHIRRFCLQYGAALLYTSMKENKNLDLLYKYLVHRLYGFPFTIPAQVVEKDSVFIPSGWDNEKKIAILHENFQTVKAEDNFEDVIVKPPIRKFVHEKEVQAEDDQVFLLKLQSLLSKQPPVTAGRPVDPSNRAPTGSPRTTNRSAAANVANVMPMQSGTKKIDPNMKGGQTSEGVLANFFNSLLTKKAGSPGPGGQPTGGGSNTPGTVRKSDL from the exons ATGGCGACGACGGGCAGAAATACACTCCTATCGGTTAgcacaaatgtaaataacagCACTTCCGAAAGCCAAAACCCCGAGGAGGACGACGGACAGAATTTATG GTCGTCGATATTGAGTGAGGTGTCGACGCGATCCCGGTCAAAATTGCCGTCAGGAAAGAATGTGGTGGTTATGg GTGAGGTGGGGTCTGGTAAGACCACCCTGGTGGCCAAACTACAAGGTGTAGAAGAGTACATGAAGGGCCGGGGCTTAGAGTACCTGTATTTCAATGTTCACGATGATGATATCGATG ATCATGCACGGTGTAATGCATGGGTGCTGGATGGGGACCTGTACCACAAAGGCCTGCAGAAATTCGCCGTATCAACGGAAAACCTGGAGGACTCGCTGGTTCTGTTTGTGGTCGACCTGTCCCGGCCCTGGCTGGCCCTGGATTCGCTGCAGAAGTGGGGCAGCGTTGTGAGAGATTTCGTGGACAAGCTCAGAGTTCCCCCTGAAACCATGAGAGAGCTGGAGCACAGAT TGGTGAAGCAGTTTCAAGAATACGTGGAACCAGGAAGTGACCTGGAAGCTGTGCCCCAGAGGAGGAATCCTGAGTCGGAGGAAGAGAGCGTCCTGCTGCCGCTGGGAGacaatacactcacacacaaccTGGGTCTGCCTATAGTGGTGGTCTGCACTAAG TGTGATGCGATCAGCACTTTGGAGAAGGAGCATGATTATAAAGACGAGCACTTAGACTTCATCCAGTCTCACATTCGACGCTTCTGCTTGCAGT ATGGAGCAGCACTACTTTACACATCCATGAAGGAGAACAAAAATCTAGACTTGTTATATAAATACCTCGTTCACAGGTTATACGGCTTTCCCTTCACCATCCCGGCTCAGGTGGTGGAGAaagactctgtgtttat TCCTTCGGGATGggacaatgaaaaaaagatcGCCATCCTTCATGAAAATTTCCAGACAGTAAAAGCAGAAGACAACTTTGAAGATGTAATAGTGAAACCTCCAATTAGAAAG TTTGTACATGAGAAGGAAGTTCAAGCTGAAGATGACCAAGTATTTCTACTAAAGTTGCAG TCTCTGTTATCTAAACAGCCTCCAGTCACTGCAGGAAGACCAGTG GACCCATCAAACAGAGCTCCCACCGGCTCACCGAGGACGACCAACCGTTCGGCGGCAGCTAACGTGGCAAACGTCATGCCCATGCAATCAGGTACCAAGAAGATTGATCCCAACATGAAAG GAGGTCAAACCAGTGAGGGTGTGCTGGCTAACTTCTTCAACAGTCTGTTGACTAAGAAAGCAGGCTCACCAGGCCCGGGCGGCCAACCTACAGGAGGAGGAAGTAACACACCAGGAACAGTCCGCAAGTCAG ATCTTTGA
- the cpne4b gene encoding copine-4, with protein MSNIYESAATTLGLFNSPCLTKVELRVACKGISDRDALSKPDPCVVLKMQSHGQWFEVDRTEVIRSSISPVFSKVFTVDYYFEEVQRLRFELHDISSNHNGLKEADFLGAMECTLGQIVSQRKLSKALLKQGNTAGKSSITVTAEELSGNDDYVELAFSAKKLDDKDFFSKSDPFLEIFRVNDDGTASLVHRTETIMNNLSPVWKSFKVSLNTLCSGDHERELKCTVWDWDSNGKHDFIGEFQTTFKEMKAAMDGKQIQWECINPKYQVKKKNYRNSGMVILTLCKIIKMHSFLDYIMGGCQIQFTVAIDFTASNGDPRNSCSLHYIHPYQPNEYLKALIAVGEICQDYDSDKMFPAFGFGAQIPPDFKVSHDFAVNFDEDNPECAGIQGVVEAYQNCLPKIQLYGPTNIAPIIQKVANSASEEMHTKEAMEYFILLILTDGVITDMADTREAIVHASHLPMSVIIVGIGSADFSDMQMLDGDDGILRSPKGEPVLRDIVQFVPFRNFKHASPAALAKSVLAEVPNQVVDYYNGKGIKPKCLSDFESSRAFSP; from the exons ATGAGTAACATCTACGAGTCTGCTGCCACCACGCTGGGCCTCTTCAACAGCCCGTGTCTAACAAAAGTGGAGCTCCGTGTGGCCTGTAAAGGAATATCTGACAGAGATGCTCTGTCCAAACCTGACCCCTGCGTCGTCCTCAAGATGCAGTCCCATGGACAGTGGTTTGAG GTGGACCGGACAGAAGTGATTCGCAGCAGCATCAGTCCGGTCTTCTCCAAAGTCTTCACTGTGGACTACTATTTTGAGGAAGTACAGCGCCTCCGCTTTGAGCTGCATGACATCAGCAGCAACCATAATGGACTCAAAGAGGCTGACTTCCTGGGCGCCATGGAGTGCACACTCGGACAG ATTGTATCACAGAGAAAACTGTCCAAAGCTTTACTGAAGCAAGGAAACACAGCTGGCAAATCATCTATCACA GTCACAGCTGAAGAGCTGTCTGGGAATGATGATTATGTGGAGCTCGCCTTCAGTGCCAAGAAACTGGATGACAAG GACTTTTTTAGCAAGTCAGATCCATTTCTGGAGATCTTCAGGGTCAATGATGATGGCACAGCATCACTTGTGCACAGAACAGAG ACCATTATGAACAATCTCAGTCCTGTCTGGAAATCATTCAAAGTTTCTTTAAACACACTCTGCAGTGGAGACCATGAGCGGGAGTTAAAG TGTACAGTATGGGATTGGGATTCAAATGGCAAACATGACTTCATAGGGGAATTTCAAACCACCTTCAAGGAGATGAAGGCAGCCATGGATGGAAAGCAG ATCCAGTGGGAGTGTATTAATCCTAAGTACCAagtgaagaagaagaattaCAGAAATTCTGGAATGGTAATTCTTACTCTGTGCAAG ATCATTAAGATGCACTCTTTCCTGGATTACATCATGGGAGGATGTCAGATTCAGTTCACA GTGGCGATTGATTTCACCGCCTCAAACGGAGACCCCCGAAACAGCTGCTCCCTCCACTACATCCACCCTTACCAGCCCAACGAGTACCTCAAAGCGCTGATCGCTGTTGGGGAGATCTGCCAGGACTACGATAG CGACAAAATGTTTCCCGCTTTTGGCTTTGGAGCCCAAATCCCACCGGACTTCAAA GTTTCTCATGATTTTGCAGTCAATTTCGATGAGGACAACCCGGAATGCGCTG gtaTACAAGGTGTTGTGGAGGCTTATCAGAATTGCCTCCCGAAAATCCAGTTGTACGGTCCTACTAATATTGCTCCCATCATCCAGAAAGTTGCCAACTCTGCCTCAGAGGAGATGCACACCAAAGAGGCCATG GAATACTTCATACTGCTAATCCTGACAGATGGCGTGATCACAGACATGGCGGATACACGAGAGGCCATCGTCCACGCCTCTCACCTGCCCATGTCCGTCATCATCGTCGGCATAGGCAGCGCGGACTTCAGCGACATGCAGATGCTGGACGGTGACGATGGAATCCTCCGCTCTCCTAAAGGAGAACCCGTCCTGAGGGACATCGTGCAATTTGTGCCCTTCCGCAACTTCAAACAC